One genomic window of Salvia miltiorrhiza cultivar Shanhuang (shh) chromosome 4, IMPLAD_Smil_shh, whole genome shotgun sequence includes the following:
- the LOC131020946 gene encoding LOW QUALITY PROTEIN: SAGA-associated factor 11 (The sequence of the model RefSeq protein was modified relative to this genomic sequence to represent the inferred CDS: deleted 1 base in 1 codon) yields MSVAKEDGMPFSSELLSDVFEELLDCIIVDVASESHRIARLGLDRHLDEEEEELRLSAEARARASDPSHSGEANGKYVVDIFGQTHPAIADEIFECMNCSRSIVAGRFAPHLEKCMGKGRKARLKSTRSSTAAQNRYSRGSPNSNTNRLNNGGVGNAGHEYSNGALEGP; encoded by the exons ATGTCAGTGGCAAAAGAGGATGGCATGCCCTTCAGTTCCGAG CTCTTATCAGACGTTTTCGAGGAGCTTCTTGATTGTATTATTGTTGATGTTGCATCAGAGTCGCACCGTATAGCTAGGCTA GGACTTGACCGTCATCTggacgaggaggaggaggagttGAGGCTGTCGGCTGAGGCACGGGCGAGGGCATCCGACCCTAGCCATAGTGGGGAAGCCAATGGCAAATACGTCGTTGACATATTCGGGCAAACTCACCCTGCAATTGCTGATGAGATATTTGAGTGCATGAACTGCAGCAGATCTATTGTGGCTGGAAGATTTGCTCCTCACTTGGAAAAGTGCATGGGAAAG GGTAGGAAGGCGCGTCTCAAGTCAACCAGGAGCTCGACTGCTGCACAGAACCGGTACTCTCGAGGGAGCCCTAATTCCAACACAAACCGTTTGAATAATGGAGGCGTTGGAAATGCAGGTCATGAATATTCGAATGGAGCGTTGGAGGGACCATGA
- the LOC131020948 gene encoding histidine-containing phosphotransfer protein 1-like isoform X2 translates to MEVEQLQSSFIEYTSGLFREGFLDGQFSQLQLLQDETNPDFVFEVVSLFFEDSERLLHDLSLALDQQNVDFKKIDAHVHQFKGSSSSIGAHRVKNTCIAFRGFCEEQNVEGCLRCLQQVKQEYLLVKTKLEALLRLEQQIVAAGGTIPMLNEFC, encoded by the exons atggaggtgGAGCAGCTGCAGAGTAGCTTCATTGAGTATACAAGTGGTCTGTTTCGTGAG GGATTCTTGGATGGTCAGTTTAGTCAGCTGCAGCTGCTTCAAGATGAAACCAATCCAgattttgtgtttgaagttGTTTCCCTTTTCTTTGAGGATTCTGAGAGGCTCCTCCATGATCTCTCTCTAGCTTT AGATCAGCAGAATGTGGACTTCAAGAAGATTGATGCTCATGTTCACCAGTTCAAAGGCAGCAGCTCTAG CATTGGTGCACACAGGGTTAAGAACACTTGCATTGCTTTCCGCGGTTTTTGTGAAGAACAGAACGTCGAAGG GTGCCTGAGATGCTTGCAGCAAGTGAAGCAGGAGTACTTGCTAGTCAAGACCAAGCTCGAGGCGCTATTACGG TTGGAGCAGCAGATTGTGGCAGCTGGTGGAACAATTCCCATGTTGAATGAGTTCTGCTGA
- the LOC131020948 gene encoding histidine-containing phosphotransfer protein 1-like isoform X1 produces MEVEQLQSSFIEYTSGLFREGFLDGQFSQLQLLQDETNPDFVFEVVSLFFEDSERLLHDLSLALDQQNVDFKKIDAHVHQFKGSSSSIGAHRVKNTCIAFRGFCEEQNVEGCLRCLQQVKQEYLLVKTKLEALLRVSFPPASVVRSIRTNDVFPEMRPEIVILSAVFFFVAVGAADCGSWWNNSHVE; encoded by the exons atggaggtgGAGCAGCTGCAGAGTAGCTTCATTGAGTATACAAGTGGTCTGTTTCGTGAG GGATTCTTGGATGGTCAGTTTAGTCAGCTGCAGCTGCTTCAAGATGAAACCAATCCAgattttgtgtttgaagttGTTTCCCTTTTCTTTGAGGATTCTGAGAGGCTCCTCCATGATCTCTCTCTAGCTTT AGATCAGCAGAATGTGGACTTCAAGAAGATTGATGCTCATGTTCACCAGTTCAAAGGCAGCAGCTCTAG CATTGGTGCACACAGGGTTAAGAACACTTGCATTGCTTTCCGCGGTTTTTGTGAAGAACAGAACGTCGAAGG GTGCCTGAGATGCTTGCAGCAAGTGAAGCAGGAGTACTTGCTAGTCAAGACCAAGCTCGAGGCGCTATTACGGGTTAGTTTCCCTCCTGCAAGCGTTGTTCGTTCCATTCGAACGAACGACGTGTTTCCCGAGATGCGACCCGAGATTGTGATTCTTTCTGCTGTTTTTTTCTTTGTTGCAGTTGGAGCAGCAGATTGTGGCAGCTGGTGGAACAATTCCCATGTTGAATGA
- the LOC131020947 gene encoding LOW QUALITY PROTEIN: squamosa promoter-binding-like protein 7 (The sequence of the model RefSeq protein was modified relative to this genomic sequence to represent the inferred CDS: deleted 1 base in 1 codon), with amino-acid sequence MQQNPSSHPTPIPPTEALIPADDPAASSLFDWSDFLDFNLDEGGLHAAPSLPQSEQEQEQPGGFDPGQEKPGAVRKRDPRLLCSNFLARVPCACPELDQKLAEEERELPGKKRTRIARGPGGPARCQVPGCEADISELKGYHRRHRVCLRCANAGSVLLDGDSKRYCQQCGKFHILSDFDEGKRSCRRKLERHNNRRRRKPNDSKEGAEKESQLIVLADDLSGDDDAGKDGISVNGQIEDKELLLESDGQVSALGSQTLQSDSVVSLSTSGEPHVEADTQNPKIKQSPPYCDNKSSFSSACPAGRVSFKLYDWNPAEFPRRLRLQIFQWLASMPVELEGYIRPGCTILTAFIAMPKPVWHELLEEPSLCIKDLVLSPGSLLSGRGPMHVYLNDMIFRITKDASLVHEVKVKDRAPKLHYIHPNCFEAGRPMEFVACGSHLLQPNFRFLISFAGQYLAYKIRVSSPCEKGDAESADHQLLKIYVPQIDIALSGPAFVEVENQSGLSNFIPVLVGDKETCAEMEILQQKSGTPSSSHEREHLSPQPACSVLASRQVEFNELVLDVAWLLKKPASDAKLTSSHILRSNCLLEYLMEKESTVVLEGLCRSLRSAIDNNLVDGDSNSNMRLLQKNIDAAQRRLAPRSHEKVVADTPAPSGDRCSHIPENDTSPFVPVMLIRVSVGTVRSLLGLVARPPSSLDEEDATVPLLKDKVIMNVDLQERPRGSCSRSLSTTLSTSRLLIVAVMAVGVCFGVCAAVLHPQRVGQITLTIHSCLFDISQR; translated from the exons ATGCAGCAAAATCCATCATCGCACCCAACCCCAATTCCACCAACCGAAGCCCTAATTCCGGCCGACGACCCCGCCGCGTCGTCCCTCTTCGACTGGTCGGATTTCCTCGACTTCAACCTCGATGAGGGCGGCCTCCACGCCGCGCCGTCGCTTCCCCAATCCGAGCAGGAGCAGGAGCAGCCCGGGGGGTTTGACCCGGGCCAGGAGAAGCCCGGCGCGGTGAGGAAGAGGGACCCGAGATTGCTGTGCTCCAATTTCCTGGCACGGGTCCCCTGCGCCTGCCCCGAATTGGATCAGAAGCTGGCTGAGGAGGAGCGCGAGCTCCCCGGCAAGAAGCGGACCCGGATAGCCAGAGGGCCCGGCGGCCCGGCCCGGTGCCAGGTGCCCGGCTGCGAGGCTGATATCAGTGAGCTTAAAGGGTACCACAGGCGGCACCGTGTTTGCTTGCGGTGCGCCAATGCGGGCTCTGTGCTTCTTGATGGCGATAGCAAGAGATATTGCCAGCAGTGTGGAAA GTTCCATATCTTGTCAGATTTTGATGAGGGGAAACGTAGTTGTAGGAGGAAACTAGAACGTCACAATAACAGACGTAGAAGAAAACCGAATGATTCCAAAGAAGGTGCGGAAAAGGAATCTCAATTGATAGTCTTGGCTGATGATCTCAGCGGCGATGATGATGCTGGAAAAG ATGGAATAAGTGTGAATGGTCAGATTGAAGATAAGGAGCTTTTGCTGGAGTCGGATGGGCAGGTCTCTGCTCTAGGCTCGCAGACTCTCCAAAGTGATAGTGTTGTATCATTATCCACCTCTGGCGAACCTCACGTCGAAGCTGATACACAGAATCCGAAAATCAAGCAGTCTCCACCCTACTGTGACAACAAGAGCAGTTTTTCCTCCGCG TGCCCTGCAGGTAGGGTCTCTTTCAAGCTCTACGATTGGAATCCAGCTGAATTTCCTCGACGACTCCGACTTCAA ATATTCCAATGGTTGGCTAGCATGCCTGTCGAGTTGGAGGGGTATATCCGTCCGGGTTGTACAATCTTGACTGCTTTTATTGCAATGCCAAAGCCAGTGTGGCATGAG TTATTGGAGGAACCGTCTTTATGCATAAAAGATCTTGTCTTGTCACCTGGGAGCCTTTTGTCGGGAAGAGGCCCAATGCATGTTTATCTAAATGACATGATTTTTCGAATCACAAAAG ATGCATCTTTGGTACACGAGGTTAAAGTAAAGGATCGAGCTCCAAAGCTTCATTACATTCATCCAAATTGCTTTGAGGCTGGCAGGCCAATGGAATTCGTGGCCTGTGGAAGCCATCTACTTCAACCGAACTTCCG GTTTCTAATTTCATTTGCTGGACAGTACCTAGCATATAAAATCCGTGTTTCGTCTCCGTGTGAGAAAGGGGACGCCGAAAGTGCTGACCATCAGTTGTTGAAGATATATGTCCCTCAAATTGATATTGCTCTTTCTGGCCCCGCTTTTGTCGAG GTTGAAAACCAGTCTGGCTTGTCCAACTTCATCCCGGTCCTCGTTGGTGACAAAGAAACGTGTGCAGAGATGGAGATCCTGCAACAGAAGTCCGGCACGCCTTCCTCCTCCCACGAACGAGAACATTTGTCTCCACAGCCTGCATGCAGTGTTCTTGCTTCTCGACAAGTGGAGTTCAACGAGCTCGTCTTAGATGTGGCGTGGTTGCTAAAGAAACCAGCATCAGATGCA AAGCTGACATCGTCCCACATTCTAAGATCTAACTGTTTATTGGAGTACTTGATGGAAAAGGAGTCTACCGTCGTTCTGGAGGGACTGTGTCGCTCGTTGAGATCCGCGATAGACAACAACTTGGTTGACGGCGATTCTAATTCCAACATGAGGTTACTACAGAAAAATATCGACGCTGCACAAAGGAGGCTCGCTCCGAGATCACATGAAAAAGTGGTTGCGGATACGCCTGCACCGAGTGGAGATCGTTGCAGCCACATTCCGGAAAACGATACCTCGCCTTTCGTCCCAGTCATGCTAATCAG GGTCTCCGTAGGCACGGTGAGGAGTCTGCTGGGGCTCGTCGCGAGGCCCCCGTCCTCTCTAGACGAAGAAGATGCGACGGTTCCTCTCTTGAAAGACAAAGTGATCATGAACGTCGATCTTCAGGAGAGGCCGAGAGGGTCTTGCAGTCGCTCGTTGTCAACAACACTTTCTACTTCGCGGCTCCTCATAGTGGCGGTTATGGCCGTCGGTGTCTGTTTCGGAGTGTGTGCGGCCGTCCTCCACCCTCAACGGGTCGGCCAGATCACGTTGACCATACACAGCTGCCTATTTGACATCTCCCAACGCTAA
- the LOC131020950 gene encoding serine/arginine-rich SC35-like splicing factor SCL28 yields the protein MARHRSRSGSRGRSRSPARRKLYDEPRDRRRDRRSPAPSGLLVRNIALSSRPEDLRVPFERFGPVKDVYLPKNYYTGEPRGFGFVKFRYPEDAAEAKSHMDRTVIGGREIRIVFAEENRKTPQEMRRVTRTSSRGSHRRRSPSYSPRRRYHSRSHSPSPARHHDSRDRGYGTSDGRYSGHRSRSISRSVSPKDDRSYRSRERRSGPLLRSVSPLDEKNHLPSLHSPSPRENGHPGYAGSRSPTPRRNSLSPISRR from the exons ATGGCGAGGCATCGTAGCAGAAGCGGGAGCCGCGGCCGCAGCCGTAGTCCGGCCAGAAGAAAGTTGTACGACGAGCCGCGCGACCGCCGCCGTGATCGTCGCTCGCCAGCTCCTTCCGGTCTCCTCGTTCGAAACATTGCTCTCAGCTCCAG GCCTGAAGACCTGAGGGTTCCCTTTGAAAGATTTGGTCCGGTAAAGGATGTTTATTTGCCGAAAAATTACTATACAGG GGAACCTCGTGGCTTTGGATTCGTCAAGTTCCGTTATCCTGAAGATGCAGCTGAAGCAAAAAGCCACATGGATCGCACTGTTATTGGTGGACGTGAAATAAGAATTGTGTTTGCTGAAGAAAATAGGAAAACTCCTCAAGAGATGCGTAGAGTCACGCGCACAAG CTCTCGAGGAAGCCATAGGAGACGAAGTCCATCATATTCCCCTAGAAGGCGATATCACT CTCGATCACACTCCCCTTCTCCAGCAAGGCACCACGATTCAAG AGATAGGGGCTACGGAACCAGTGATGGTCGCTACTCTGGACACAGATCGAGATCTATTTCTAGATCAGTTTCTCCTAAGGATGACAGAAGTTACAGGTCCCGTGAGAGGCGTTCCGGACCACTCCTGAGATCTGTTTCCCCACTCGATGAGAAAAATCATTTGCCGAGCCTTCATTCCCCAAGTCCTCGAGAAAATGGACATCCTGGCTATGCAGGGAGCAGATCCCCGACTCCAAGAAGAAACTCTTTGAGTCCGATCAG CCGTCGCTGA
- the LOC131020949 gene encoding LOW QUALITY PROTEIN: probable 1-deoxy-D-xylulose-5-phosphate synthase, chloroplastic (The sequence of the model RefSeq protein was modified relative to this genomic sequence to represent the inferred CDS: deleted 1 base in 1 codon) translates to MLTATGCMGWINSVTFLSRQREVQVGFVHHLQKEGNISQDKPPTPLLDSINYPNHMKNLSLKELQQLADELRSDLIFNVSKTGGHLGSGLGVIELTVALHYVFEAPQDRILWDVGHQSYPHKILTGRRDRMPTLRQTDGLSGFTKRSESDYDCFGAGHSSTTISAGLGMAVGRDLKGRKNHVVAVIGDGAMTAGQAYEAMNNAGYLDSDMIVILNDNKQVSLPTTTLDGPSPPVGALSRALSRLQSNRPLRELGEASKGGSMHELAAKHGRGLMSGSGSTLFEELGLYYIGPVDGHNIHDLTTVLARVKNTKIIGPVLIHVVTEKGKGYPYAERAADKYHGVSKFDPATGKQFKAHARTQSYTTCFARALIAEAEVDEDVVAIHAAMGGGTGLDLFNHRFPTRCFDVGIAEQHAVTFAAGLACEGIKPFCAIYSSFMQRAYDQVVHDVDLQKLPVRFAMDRAGLVGADGPTHCGAFDVSFMACLPNMVVMAPSDEAELCHMVSTAAAIDDRPCCFRYPRGNGVGVELPPGNKGVPLEVGRGRILVEGERVALLGYGAAVQSCLAAAALLEPHGLRLTVADARFCKPLDRALVRSLARTHDALITVEEGSVGGFGSHVAHFLAIDGLLDGNLKWRPLVLPDRYVDHGAPADQLTQAGLTPSCIAATIFNILGSWKPREALEIIFRN, encoded by the exons ATGCTCACAGCAACAGGCTGCATGGGGTGGATCAACagtgtcacttttctttcaaG GCAAAGAGAAGTTCAAGTGGGATTTGTGCATCATCTTCAAAAAGAGGGGAATATTTCTCAGGATAAGCCTCCAACTCCTCTTTTGGACTCTATCAACTATCCAAACCACATGAAAAATCTCTCACTAAAG GAGCTGCAGCAACTCGCGGATGAGCTGAGGTCCGATCTTATTTTCAATGTGTCGAAAACGGGGGGCCACCTTGGCTCCGGCCTCGGTGTGATTGAGCTCACCGTGGCTCTTCACTACGTGTTTGAAGCGCCTCAAGATCGAATACTTTGGGATGTTGGCCACCAG TCTTATCCTCACAAGATTCTAACTGGACGAAGAGACAGGATGCCGACCTTGAGACAGACAGACGGCCTCTCTGGCTTCACTAAGCGGTCTGAGAGTGACTACGACTGCTTTGGCGCTGGCCATAGCTCCACCACAATCTCTGCAGGATTAG GAATGGCTGTGGGAAGGGATCTGAAAGGAAGGAAAAATCATGTAGTTGCTGTGATAGGCGATGGTGCCATGACGGCAGGTCAGGCATACGAAGCAATGAACAATGCCGGCTATCTTGACTCGGATATGATTGTGATTCTCAACGACAACAAGCAAGTCTCTCTCCCGACTACAACTCTGGACGGGCCTAGCCCTCCCGTTGGAGCACTGAGTCGTGCCTTGAGCAGGCTGCAGTCCAATCGACCTCTCAGAGAGCTAGGAGAAGCTTCCAAG GGAGGGTCGATGCACGAGCTTGCAGCAAAGCACGGTCGTGGCCTCATGAGTGGCTCTGGCTCTACTCTGTTTGAAGAGCTCGGGCTTTACTACATCGGCCCCGTTGATGGTCACAATATACATGACCTGACAACAGTTCTTGCACGAGTTAAGAACACGAAGATAATAGGTCCGGTGCTGATCCACGTTGTCACGGAGAAGGGCAAGGGGTATCCGTATGCAGAACGAGCTGCAGACAAGTATCACG GTGTGAGCAAGTTTGATCCGGCAACGGGGAAGCAATTTAAGGCCCATGCTCGGACGCAGTCCTACACGACGTGCTTTGCAAGGGCGTTGATAGCAGAGGCCGAGGTAGACGAGGACGTGGTGGCCATCCACGCTGCAATGGGGGGCGGGACGGGGTTGGACCTCTTCAATCACAGGTTCCCGACAAGGTGTTTCGACGTTGGGATCGCGGAGCAGCATGCTGTGACATTTGCTGCAGGTTTGGCATGTGAGGGCATCAAGCCATTCTGTGCAATCTACTCGTCTTTCATGCAGAGGGCTTATGATCAGGTGGTGCACGACGTCGATCTGCAGAAGCTGCCGGTGAGGTTTGCAATGGACCGGGCTGGTTTGGTCGGGGCGGACGGCCCCACACATTGTGGGGCTTTTGATGTGTCCTTCATGGCCTGCTTGCCTAACATGGTGGTCATGGCTCCCTCGGATGAGGCCGAGCTGTGCCATATGGTCTCGACTGCTGCTGCCATAGATGACCGGCCGTGCTGCTTCCGTTACCCTAGAGGAAACGGGGTAGGCGTGGAGCTGCCACCGGGGAACAAAGGAGTTCCCCTTGAG GTCGGTAGGGGCCGGATACTTGTTGAAGGCGAGAGAGTCGCGCTCTTGGGCTACGGGGCAGCTGTGCAGAGCTGTTTAGCTGCAGCTGCACTGCTTGAGCCCCATGGCCTGCGGTTGACGGTTGCGGACGCCCGTTTTTGCAAGCCGCTCGACCGAGCCCTCGTTCGGAGCTTGGCTCGAACGCACGACGCCCTCATCACGGTCGAGGAGGGATCGGTTGGTGGCTTTGGATCACACGTTGCTCACTTCTTGGCTATCGATGGACTTCTTGATGGCAACTTGAAG TGGAGGCCACTAGTACTTCCCGATCGATACGTCGACCACGGAGCTCCGGCCGATCAGCTGACGCAAGCA GGGCTAACGCCGTCGTGCATCGCGGCAACGATCTTCAATATACTTGGGAGTTGGAAACCCAGAGAAGCTTTAGAGATCATCTTTAGAAATTAG